Proteins co-encoded in one Spirosoma endbachense genomic window:
- a CDS encoding 3-keto-disaccharide hydrolase produces MKQFILTGLLLTSFLAAQNPQTPNTLTDKEKKDGWKLLFDGKTTNGWRGAYKDKFPEKGWNIADGLLTIQQSDGSESQSFGDIVTTGEYTDFDLTFDFKLTEGANSGLKYFVVEHSPKPKGSAFGLEFQVLDDDKHPDAKLGRNGNRTVGSLYDLIPAKNKKANPIGQWNTGRVLSKGKHVEHWLNGTKVVDYERGSEKFRELVALSKYKAPEYNANGRFGEAPKGHILLQDHGNKVSYRNIKIKTL; encoded by the coding sequence ATGAAACAATTCATTTTGACGGGTCTGCTGCTGACCTCTTTCCTAGCCGCACAAAATCCCCAGACGCCGAATACGCTTACCGACAAAGAAAAGAAAGATGGCTGGAAACTGCTCTTCGACGGTAAAACGACCAATGGCTGGCGGGGCGCTTATAAAGATAAGTTTCCGGAAAAAGGCTGGAACATTGCCGATGGCCTGCTGACCATTCAACAATCCGATGGCTCCGAATCACAAAGTTTCGGCGATATTGTTACGACCGGCGAATACACCGATTTTGACCTGACGTTCGATTTTAAACTGACCGAAGGAGCCAATAGCGGTTTGAAGTATTTTGTCGTTGAGCATTCACCAAAACCAAAGGGATCGGCCTTCGGACTGGAATTTCAGGTTCTGGACGATGATAAACATCCCGATGCGAAGCTGGGCCGTAATGGGAATCGTACCGTTGGTTCACTGTATGATTTGATTCCGGCTAAAAACAAAAAGGCGAACCCAATTGGCCAATGGAACACAGGCCGTGTCCTGTCGAAAGGGAAACACGTTGAGCACTGGCTCAATGGAACCAAAGTGGTAGATTATGAACGTGGGAGCGAGAAATTCAGGGAGTTGGTAGCACTGAGCAAATACAAAGCTCCGGAATACAACGCCAACGGTCGGTTTGGCGAAGCGCCAAAGGGTCACATCTTATTGCAGGATCATGGCAATAAGGTGTCATATCGGAACATAAAAATCAAAACACTTTAA